The following coding sequences lie in one Thermus antranikianii DSM 12462 genomic window:
- the glnA gene encoding type I glutamate--ammonia ligase, giving the protein MAYTKAEILKALKAEKVRFLRLQITDILGVVKNVEVPESQFEKALDGEIMFDGSSIEGFTRIEESDMLLKPDYNTFVILPEALEDPGRGRVARLICDVTYPDGRPFEGDPRYVLKRQVERLKKLGFDNMYAGPEPEFFLFLRTPEGLPTVETHDRAGYFDLAPIDKGEEARRDMVNVLVAMGFEIEAAHHEVAPGQHEIDFKYADALTTADNIATFKWVVKKVALNHGLHATFLPKPIRGINGSGMHTHLSLFKNGENAFFDPQAEYQLSKTALHFIAGLLEHAEGMVAITNPLVNSYKRLTPGYEAPTNIAWSAANRSAMIRIPARRGVGTRAELRMPDPSCNPYLALAVMAAAAIDGIERKLLPPPPIQRNIYQMSVRERRKHKIRELPGTLREALEALRKDPVIREALGEHVYTHFVQAKQMEWDDYRVTVHQWELDRYLATY; this is encoded by the coding sequence ATGGCGTACACCAAGGCGGAAATCCTCAAGGCGCTTAAGGCGGAGAAGGTTAGGTTCCTCAGGCTTCAGATCACCGATATCCTGGGCGTGGTGAAGAACGTGGAGGTCCCCGAGTCCCAGTTTGAAAAGGCGCTGGACGGGGAAATCATGTTCGACGGCTCCTCCATCGAGGGCTTCACCCGCATCGAGGAATCGGACATGCTCCTCAAGCCCGACTACAACACCTTCGTGATCCTGCCCGAGGCCCTGGAAGACCCCGGGCGGGGCCGGGTGGCCCGCCTCATCTGCGATGTCACCTACCCCGATGGCCGCCCCTTCGAGGGGGATCCCCGGTACGTGTTGAAGCGCCAGGTGGAGCGGCTTAAGAAGCTGGGCTTTGACAACATGTATGCGGGCCCCGAGCCGGAGTTCTTCCTCTTCCTCAGGACTCCCGAGGGCCTCCCCACCGTGGAAACCCACGACCGGGCGGGCTACTTCGACCTAGCCCCCATCGACAAGGGCGAGGAGGCCCGGCGGGACATGGTGAACGTCCTGGTGGCCATGGGCTTTGAGATCGAGGCCGCCCACCACGAGGTGGCTCCGGGCCAGCACGAGATCGACTTCAAGTACGCGGACGCCCTCACCACTGCCGACAACATCGCCACCTTTAAGTGGGTGGTGAAGAAGGTGGCCCTGAACCATGGCCTCCACGCCACCTTCCTGCCCAAGCCCATCCGGGGCATCAACGGCAGCGGCATGCACACCCACCTCTCCCTCTTTAAGAACGGGGAAAACGCCTTCTTTGACCCCCAGGCCGAGTACCAGCTTTCCAAGACCGCCCTGCACTTCATCGCCGGCCTTCTGGAGCACGCCGAGGGCATGGTGGCCATCACCAACCCCTTGGTGAACTCCTACAAGCGCCTCACCCCTGGGTACGAGGCCCCCACCAACATCGCCTGGTCGGCAGCGAACCGCTCGGCCATGATCCGCATCCCTGCCCGCCGGGGCGTGGGCACCCGGGCCGAGCTCAGGATGCCTGACCCCTCTTGTAACCCCTACCTGGCCTTAGCGGTCATGGCCGCCGCGGCCATCGACGGGATCGAGCGCAAGCTCCTGCCCCCGCCCCCCATCCAGCGCAACATCTACCAGATGAGCGTCCGGGAGAGGCGCAAGCACAAGATCCGCGAGCTTCCGGGAACGCTTCGGGAGGCCCTCGAGGCCCTGCGCAAGGATCCGGTGATCCGGGAAGCCCTGGGCGAACACGTCTATACCCACTTCGTCCAGGCCAAGCAGATGGAGTGGGACGACTACCGGGTCACGGTCCACCAGTGGGAGCTGGACCGGTACCTGGCCACGTACTGA
- a CDS encoding branched-chain amino acid ABC transporter substrate-binding protein produces the protein MRKIGLLVAGVAALGMALGQANVIKIATQSPLSGPQAALGEQIKLGAELAIEEAKAKFKALGFDLVLVPYDDQANPDVGVANANRIINDPDILGVVGHLNSGVAIPSSEVYARVNLVMVSPANTNPRVTDRRLPNVNRICGRDDVQGPVGAEYAFNNLKVKNVFIIHDKTAYGQGLAEEFRKRLEALGGRAVAFVGTEETSNFVPIINQIRAARPVPELIYFGGIYSQIGPFVKQLRERGVKTRLMGGDGLDSSEFVRLAGKENAAGTFYTTVAGPVSAFPKARAVAQRFKQKYGKDMEGFGIYAYDSANVILAALEAAIKAAGGKKPTREQVAQAVRQVKMEGLTGTIEFDDKGDNKKAKYFVMQVASTGNWADNKLIRVIEMAAPGAR, from the coding sequence ATGAGGAAAATCGGCTTGCTGGTAGCAGGTGTAGCCGCCTTGGGCATGGCCCTAGGCCAGGCCAACGTCATCAAGATCGCCACCCAGTCTCCCCTCTCCGGTCCTCAGGCAGCCTTGGGCGAGCAGATCAAGCTGGGGGCGGAGCTGGCCATCGAGGAGGCCAAGGCCAAGTTCAAGGCCCTGGGCTTTGACCTGGTCCTGGTGCCCTACGACGACCAGGCCAACCCCGACGTGGGCGTGGCCAACGCCAACCGCATCATCAACGACCCTGACATCCTGGGCGTGGTGGGCCACTTGAACTCCGGCGTGGCCATCCCCTCCAGCGAGGTCTACGCCCGGGTGAACCTGGTCATGGTCTCCCCTGCCAACACCAACCCTCGGGTCACCGACCGCAGGCTTCCCAACGTGAACCGCATCTGCGGGCGTGACGACGTCCAGGGGCCGGTGGGGGCGGAGTACGCCTTCAACAACCTGAAGGTGAAGAACGTCTTCATCATCCACGACAAGACCGCCTACGGCCAGGGCCTGGCGGAGGAGTTCAGGAAGCGCCTCGAGGCTCTGGGGGGCCGGGCAGTGGCCTTCGTGGGCACCGAGGAGACCTCCAACTTCGTGCCCATTATCAACCAGATCCGCGCGGCCCGGCCCGTGCCCGAGCTCATCTACTTCGGGGGCATCTACAGCCAGATCGGTCCCTTCGTGAAGCAGCTTCGCGAGCGGGGGGTCAAGACCCGGCTCATGGGCGGGGACGGGCTGGACTCCAGCGAGTTCGTGCGCCTGGCGGGTAAGGAGAACGCCGCCGGCACCTTCTACACCACGGTGGCCGGTCCGGTTTCCGCCTTCCCCAAGGCGAGGGCCGTGGCCCAGCGCTTCAAGCAGAAGTACGGCAAGGACATGGAGGGCTTCGGCATCTACGCCTACGACTCCGCCAACGTGATCCTGGCTGCCCTCGAGGCCGCCATCAAGGCCGCCGGCGGCAAGAAGCCCACCCGGGAGCAGGTGGCTCAAGCGGTGCGCCAGGTGAAGATGGAAGGCCTCACCGGCACCATCGAGTTTGACGACAAGGGCGACAACAAGAAGGCCAAGTACTTCGTCATGCAGGTGGCCTCCACCGGCAACTGGGCCGACAACAAGCTGATCCGCGTCATCGAGATGGCCGCTCCAGGGGCCAGGTAA
- a CDS encoding branched-chain amino acid ABC transporter permease yields the protein MLEQILALLPQVIFDGLILGFVYAMVALGYTMVYGVLELINFAHSEIFMIGAVVGVEVFRYLAPQVESGFLLLLLALTLGGVVAGITAILVERFAYRPLRARGTTNRLVPLITAIGVSFILQDLVRLIEGLWHNEFFLRMRTVEDLEGSVSLFGGAIFAQTKSFILMGVSILMLVGLTYLVNRTKLGVAIRAVAQDLHTASLMGIDPDRIISRTFLIGGSLGGVAGVLFALQYTTITPYVGFLPGIKAFTAAVLGGIGNIPGAMLGGLVLGQLENFFGTYLPILTNGNFGTEYKDVVAFLILIFILLVRPQGLLGQVVKEKV from the coding sequence TTGCTGGAGCAAATCCTAGCCCTATTGCCCCAGGTGATCTTCGACGGGCTCATCCTGGGTTTCGTCTACGCCATGGTGGCCCTGGGGTACACCATGGTCTATGGCGTCTTGGAGCTCATCAACTTCGCCCACTCCGAGATCTTCATGATCGGGGCGGTGGTGGGGGTGGAGGTCTTCCGCTACCTGGCTCCCCAGGTGGAAAGCGGTTTCCTGCTCCTCCTCCTCGCTCTAACCCTGGGCGGGGTGGTGGCGGGGATCACCGCCATCCTGGTGGAGCGCTTCGCCTACCGCCCCTTGCGGGCCCGGGGCACCACCAACCGCCTGGTGCCCCTCATCACCGCCATCGGGGTTTCCTTCATCCTCCAGGACCTGGTGCGCCTCATCGAAGGTCTTTGGCACAACGAGTTCTTCCTGCGCATGCGCACGGTGGAGGACCTCGAGGGCTCCGTGAGCCTCTTCGGGGGAGCCATCTTCGCCCAGACCAAGTCCTTCATCCTCATGGGGGTTTCCATCCTCATGCTGGTGGGCCTCACCTACCTGGTGAACCGCACCAAGCTAGGAGTGGCCATCCGCGCCGTGGCCCAGGATCTCCACACCGCAAGCCTCATGGGCATAGACCCGGACCGCATCATCTCCCGCACCTTCCTCATCGGGGGATCCTTGGGGGGTGTGGCCGGGGTGCTCTTCGCCCTGCAGTACACCACCATCACCCCCTACGTGGGGTTCCTGCCCGGCATCAAGGCCTTCACCGCGGCGGTGCTGGGGGGTATCGGCAACATCCCGGGGGCCATGCTGGGCGGGCTTGTGCTGGGGCAGCTGGAAAACTTCTTCGGCACCTACCTTCCCATCCTCACAAACGGCAACTTCGGCACCGAGTATAAGGACGTGGTGGCCTTCCTCATCCTGATCTTCATCCTCCTGGTCCGGCCCCAAGGCCTTCTGGGACAGGTGGTCAAGGAGAAAGTATGA
- a CDS encoding branched-chain amino acid ABC transporter permease, whose amino-acid sequence MNALSFLLSLAYLGLAFLAPSPVSHLFGLAALGVTAFLRLSPTWRTLNLALLTLAFTVGLMRSGNTLGLIGLVGILVALTTLPRIPTGIRVLLALAILLLSVPLAGFANTFVFELGIQIGIYAAMALGLNVVVGMAGLLDLGYAAFFAVGAYTWAIFGSEQAKNFMQGNFPLPGEYMYLFMGIAIVTTALTGLVIGLPALRLRGDYLAIVTLGLGEVVRILANNLDHPINFTNGPQGITPVQRPPIDWFRELMGTLGVKLDQTTDYQLFFYFLVLLMIGLVVLANVNLANSRFGRAWVAIREDEVAARSMGIPLLPTKLLAFMTGAAFSGVMGVIFAAQRTFVSPESFTLLASITILGMVILGGMGSIPGAILGAAALTILNLDVLKTFSEFVRTSLPQIPSQVDPAKYERLVFGLILVLMMIFRPEGLIPEKRHKAEMEEA is encoded by the coding sequence ATGAACGCCCTCTCCTTCCTTCTCAGCCTGGCCTACCTAGGCCTCGCCTTCCTGGCTCCAAGCCCGGTAAGCCACCTCTTCGGCCTGGCGGCCTTAGGGGTTACCGCCTTCCTGCGGCTTTCCCCCACCTGGCGGACCCTGAACCTAGCCCTCCTCACCCTAGCCTTCACCGTGGGCCTCATGCGCTCGGGCAACACCCTGGGCCTCATCGGCCTGGTGGGGATCCTGGTGGCCCTCACCACCCTGCCCCGCATCCCCACGGGAATCCGCGTGCTCCTGGCCCTGGCCATCCTCCTCCTTTCCGTGCCCCTGGCGGGCTTCGCCAACACCTTTGTCTTCGAGCTCGGCATCCAGATCGGCATCTACGCCGCCATGGCCTTGGGGCTCAACGTGGTGGTGGGCATGGCGGGGCTTCTGGACCTGGGCTACGCCGCCTTCTTCGCCGTGGGGGCCTACACCTGGGCCATCTTCGGCAGCGAGCAGGCCAAGAACTTCATGCAGGGCAACTTCCCCCTCCCCGGGGAGTACATGTACCTCTTCATGGGGATCGCCATCGTCACCACCGCCCTAACCGGCCTGGTCATCGGCCTTCCCGCCCTTAGGCTTCGCGGGGACTACCTGGCCATCGTCACCCTGGGCCTGGGGGAGGTGGTGCGGATCCTGGCCAACAACCTGGACCACCCCATCAACTTCACCAACGGTCCCCAGGGGATCACCCCCGTGCAACGCCCCCCCATCGACTGGTTCCGGGAGTTGATGGGGACCTTGGGAGTAAAGCTGGACCAGACCACGGATTACCAGCTTTTCTTCTACTTCCTGGTCCTCCTCATGATCGGGCTGGTGGTGCTGGCGAACGTGAACCTGGCGAACTCCCGCTTTGGCCGGGCCTGGGTGGCCATCCGGGAGGACGAGGTGGCCGCCCGCTCCATGGGCATCCCCCTCCTGCCCACCAAGCTCCTGGCCTTCATGACCGGGGCCGCCTTCTCCGGGGTGATGGGGGTGATCTTTGCCGCCCAGCGCACCTTCGTTTCCCCCGAGTCCTTCACCCTCCTGGCCTCCATCACCATCCTGGGCATGGTGATCCTGGGAGGGATGGGATCCATCCCCGGGGCCATCCTGGGCGCCGCGGCCCTCACCATCCTCAACCTGGATGTGCTCAAGACCTTCAGCGAGTTCGTACGCACCAGCCTGCCCCAGATCCCTAGCCAGGTGGATCCTGCCAAGTACGAGCGTCTGGTCTTCGGCCTTATCCTGGTGCTGATGATGATCTTCCGCCCGGAAGGCCTCATCCCGGAGAAACGCCACAAGGCGGAGATGGAGGAAGCATGA
- a CDS encoding ABC transporter ATP-binding protein translates to MKALEVTQATKRFGGLVAVNNVSLSVNQGEIFSVIGPNGAGKTTFFNLLTGIYPPDEGRILLFGKDVTGLPPDRIAKEGVGRTFQNIRLFGAMTVLENLLVGMHIHIHVPYFHALFRTPLARREEKRAEEEAKRLLEYVGLLHRKDELAKNLPYGEQRKLEIARALALKPRLLLLDEPAAGMNPRETEELQAFIQRLREELGITIVLIEHDMRLVMRISDRIAVLEYGSKIAEGTPEEVRTNPRVIEAYLGRGAAGGAA, encoded by the coding sequence ATGAAGGCCCTCGAGGTCACCCAGGCCACCAAGCGCTTCGGCGGTCTGGTGGCGGTGAACAACGTGAGCCTCAGCGTAAACCAGGGGGAGATCTTCTCCGTCATCGGCCCCAACGGTGCGGGCAAGACCACTTTCTTCAACCTCCTAACGGGCATCTACCCTCCCGATGAGGGAAGAATCCTCCTATTCGGGAAGGACGTGACCGGCCTACCCCCGGACCGGATCGCCAAGGAAGGGGTAGGGCGCACCTTCCAGAACATCCGCCTCTTTGGGGCCATGACCGTGCTGGAAAACCTCCTGGTGGGCATGCACATCCACATCCACGTTCCCTACTTCCACGCCCTCTTCCGCACCCCCCTGGCCCGGAGAGAGGAAAAGCGGGCCGAGGAGGAGGCCAAGAGGCTATTGGAGTACGTGGGCCTCCTCCACCGCAAGGACGAGCTGGCCAAGAACCTGCCCTATGGGGAGCAACGGAAGCTGGAGATCGCCCGGGCCCTGGCCCTAAAGCCCAGGCTCCTCCTCCTGGACGAGCCCGCGGCGGGCATGAACCCCCGGGAAACCGAGGAGCTACAGGCCTTCATCCAGCGCCTCAGGGAGGAGCTGGGGATCACCATCGTCCTCATCGAGCACGACATGCGCCTGGTCATGCGCATCTCTGACCGCATCGCCGTGCTGGAGTACGGCTCCAAGATCGCCGAGGGCACCCCGGAGGAAGTGCGCACGAATCCTAGGGTTATCGAGGCCTACTTGGGCAGGGGAGCCGCGGGAGGTGCGGCATGA